One window from the genome of Candidatus Cloacimonadaceae bacterium encodes:
- a CDS encoding DNA methyltransferase has translation MITNHKVITGDSRNMSLLRDQSVQLVVTSPPYWQLKDYGSDHQIGFDEDYESYINSLNKVWMECYRILHNGCRLCINIGDQFARSVYYGRYKVIPIRTEIIKFCESLRMDYMGAIIWQKQTTMNTTGGGSVMGSFPYPRNGILKIDYEFILIFKKLGEAPKPNPEQKRKSELSKEEWNKYFSGHWNFGGARQNEHIAMFPEELPLRLIKMFSFYGETVCDPFLGSGTTTLAAMHLDRNSVGYEINQDYIPVIKKKLSLSQMDLFSCQVDFYEDKSIETPSMSLSEMPYIFVDPHKVNKKMDVKKLTFGSIIDSNHTERTEYYNVKEIINPIMLQLNNGLKIHLLGIKENPSLKASAVEFLRLKLHGQQVFLRFDSTKYDSNNNLLCYLYLKNKTFLNIHLLKEGLVELDDTYQFKYINKFKEVINERMA, from the coding sequence ATGATAACAAACCACAAAGTAATTACAGGTGATAGTCGCAATATGAGTTTGCTGAGAGATCAGTCGGTGCAATTGGTGGTTACTTCACCCCCATACTGGCAGCTCAAGGACTATGGCTCTGATCATCAAATCGGTTTTGATGAAGATTATGAAAGCTATATAAACAGCTTGAACAAGGTATGGATGGAATGTTATCGCATTTTACATAATGGTTGCAGATTGTGTATCAATATTGGGGATCAATTTGCCCGCTCAGTATATTATGGCAGATACAAAGTAATCCCTATTCGCACCGAGATCATAAAGTTTTGTGAAAGCCTAAGAATGGACTATATGGGAGCGATTATATGGCAAAAGCAAACAACCATGAACACCACGGGAGGTGGCTCTGTGATGGGAAGTTTCCCATACCCAAGAAATGGGATATTGAAAATTGACTACGAGTTTATTCTGATCTTCAAAAAATTGGGCGAAGCTCCGAAGCCAAACCCCGAGCAGAAACGAAAATCTGAACTATCCAAAGAAGAATGGAATAAATACTTTAGTGGTCACTGGAATTTCGGCGGCGCCAGACAGAATGAGCATATTGCCATGTTTCCGGAAGAGCTTCCCTTGCGGCTGATAAAGATGTTTAGCTTTTATGGAGAAACTGTTTGCGATCCCTTTTTAGGCAGCGGGACAACTACCTTGGCAGCTATGCATCTTGATCGCAATTCTGTCGGATACGAAATCAATCAAGATTACATCCCGGTAATTAAAAAGAAATTGTCCTTGTCGCAGATGGATTTGTTCTCCTGCCAAGTAGATTTCTACGAGGATAAATCAATAGAGACTCCTTCAATGTCTCTTTCTGAAATGCCTTATATATTCGTGGATCCCCACAAGGTAAACAAGAAAATGGACGTAAAGAAACTGACTTTTGGGTCAATTATTGACTCAAATCATACGGAACGGACTGAGTATTACAATGTCAAAGAGATTATCAATCCCATCATGCTGCAACTGAATAACGGACTGAAAATTCACTTGCTTGGGATTAAAGAAAATCCATCTCTAAAAGCGAGTGCGGTAGAATTTCTTCGTTTGAAACTGCACGGTCAACAAGTATTTCTCCGCTTTGACAGCACCAAGTATGACTCTAACAACAACTTGCTTTGCTACTTGTACCTAAAGAACAAGACTTTTCTAAACATTCACCTGCTGAAAGAAGGATTGGTAGAATTGGATGATACGTATCAGTTCAAGTATATAAATAAATTCAAAGAGGTTATCAATGAACGAATGGCATAA
- a CDS encoding MjaI family restriction endonuclease, whose amino-acid sequence MNEWHKEKVGENYRYHRETQINYGTNRWGLNKSSSIGKTSELIRNCAPKAYQEWIDYYFQDAVQNKQNGIKVTKEFLEELGKTLYIKLTEVVQKELELITLDECIDYVYNLVINRTFEGYHTEIQTIYGILEKELSCDIKPALDEWDRTFGVDFYIEASSGYQAVFSKLLCGNCMHKERCPAKYRKRLDAYVYNMPDKDVAKRI is encoded by the coding sequence ATGAACGAATGGCATAAGGAAAAGGTTGGCGAAAACTACCGATATCACCGCGAAACACAAATAAACTATGGAACCAACCGATGGGGCTTGAACAAATCCTCAAGTATCGGAAAGACATCGGAACTAATCAGGAACTGTGCCCCAAAAGCTTATCAGGAATGGATTGATTACTATTTCCAAGATGCAGTTCAAAATAAACAAAATGGCATCAAGGTAACAAAAGAGTTTTTGGAGGAGCTCGGAAAAACGCTCTATATAAAACTAACCGAAGTTGTTCAAAAGGAACTCGAATTAATCACTCTTGATGAATGCATAGACTATGTATATAACCTTGTGATAAATCGCACTTTTGAAGGCTATCACACTGAGATTCAAACCATTTACGGAATCCTTGAAAAAGAATTATCCTGCGATATAAAACCCGCATTGGATGAATGGGATAGGACTTTTGGAGTGGATTTTTATATCGAAGCATCATCAGGATATCAAGCTGTATTCTCTAAATTGTTGTGCGGTAATTGCATGCACAAAGAGCGCTGTCCCGCAAAATATCGCAAACGGTTGGATGCTTATGTGTATAACATGCCTGACAAAGATGTGGCTAAAAGGATAA